From the genome of Fundulus heteroclitus isolate FHET01 chromosome 9, MU-UCD_Fhet_4.1, whole genome shotgun sequence, one region includes:
- the slco2a1 gene encoding solute carrier organic anion transporter family member 2A1 yields MDLNYSPKMRKPRTPCNRIKLFVLCHGLLQFSQLLYSAYFKSTISTIERRYGLSSYSSGTISSLNEVSNSLLIVFVSYFGSRVHRPRFIGAGGLLMAVSAMILTLPHFLSQPYEYDSVLHNRHDICNPHNNSTSTESCGREDSRLLADTNKLWVLMPIAQLLFGVGSVPIQPFGISYIDDFAGRQNSPLYIAILFAVSVFGPAIGYLLGSVMLRIYVDVDRSGLGAEQELRQGDPRWVGAWWMGLLIATGCLVLTSIPYFFFPRQMDSERTESETDSNNDLKNKDMSLLEFLKLFPRIFIRLLLSPLFLLLILAQCCFSSVIAGLATFLNKFLERQYGASVAYSSLLVGAVNLPSVAVGMLIGGVVMKRMGLSLKSIPRFSVFMLTISTLLCIPLFFMGCDTQKVSEVNEQIGRPLSKCYGSCSCPESAFHPVCGYNGVEYISPCHAGCTNFTKDPNNTFRVQVYSNCRCITGEKSLAHPRPCGSSCPHFLLPVIVVISLASLIACITHNPLYMMVLRCVSFEEKSFAIGIQFLLMRVLAWLPAPALFGMAIDMSCIRWKTVCGKKFSCGYYDNSLLRSRYLGLQVGYKVMGIILLIILGWKAKRTQEYDLEKKPEVQL; encoded by the exons CTGTTCGTCCTGTGCCACGGGCTCCTGCAGTTCTCTCAGCTGCTCTACAGCGCCTACTTTAAGAGCACCATCTCCACCATTGAGAGACGCTACGGCCTGAGCAGCTACTCCTCGGGAACCATTTCCTCTCTCAACGAG GTCAGCAACAGCCTCCTGATTGTGTTTGTGAGCTACTTCGGCAGCCGGGTTCACCGTCCTCGCTTCATTGGCGCCGGCGGACTTCTGATGGCCGTTAGCGCCATGATCCTCACCTTACCTCACTTTCTGTCGCAGCCCTACGAGTACGACTCGGTTTTACACA ATCGCCACGACATCTGCAACCCACACAACAACTCGACCAGCACAGAGTCCTGTGGCCGTGAAGACTCCAGGCTACTGGCTGACACCAACAAGCTGTGGGTCCTCATGCCCATCGCTCAGCTGCTCTTCGGCGTGGGCTCGGTGCCCATCCAGCCCTTTGGCATTTCCTACATCGATGATTTCGCAGGACGACAGAACTCCCCCCTCTACATAG CCATCCTGTTTGCCGTATCAGTATTTGGACCTGCTATTGGCTACCTGCTGGGCTCAGTCATGCTGCGGATCTATGTGGACGTGGACAGAAGTGGTTTGG GTGCAGAACAGGAGCTGAGACAAGGCGATCCTCGCTGGGTGGGGGCTTGGTGGATGGGTCTGCTTATTGCCACCGGCTGCCTGGTCCTGACCTCCATCCCTTACTTCTTCTTCCCTCGCCAAATGGATTCAGAG AGGACCGAGAGTGAGACTGACTCAAACAATGACTTAAAGAACAAGGATATGTCTTTACTTGAATTCCTTAAAT TGTTTCCTAGAATATTTATCCGCCTGCTGTTGAGTCCTCTTTTCCTCTTGCTGATCCTGGCCCAGTGCTGTTTTTCCTCCGTCATAGCAGGCCTAGCTACCTTCCTTAACAAGTTCCTGGAGAGACAATACGGGGCTTCAGTTGCCTACAGTAGCCTGCTAGTAG GCGCTGTCAACCTCCCGTCGGTGGCTGTGGGGATGCTGATCGGTGGCGTGGTCATGAAACGGATGGGGCTTTCTCTGAAGAGCATCCCGCGTTTCTCCGTCTTTATGCTGACCATTTCCACCCTCCTCTGCATCCCTCTCTTCTTCATGGGCTGCGACACGCAGAAAGTCTCCGAGGTCAATGAGCAGATTGGACG GCCATTATCCAAGTGCTACGGCAGCTGCTCCTGTCCTGAGAGCGCCTTCCATCCTGTCTGTGGCTACAACGGCGTGGAGTACATTTCTCCCTGCCACGCAGGCTGCACTAACTTCACCAAAGACCCCAACAACACTTTCAGAGTTCAG GTGTATAGCAACTGCAGGTGTATAACCGGCGAAAAGAGCCTCGCTCACCCAAGGCCTTGTGGAAGCAGCTGCCCTCATTTTCTCCTCCCAGTCATTGTGGTCATCTCTCTGGCATCGCTGATCGCGTGCATCACTCACAACCCACTATACATGATGGTGCTCAG aTGTGTTTCCTTTGAGGAGAAATCCTTTGCTATAGGAATTCAGTTCTTACTTATGAGAGTATTAG CCTGGCTTCCAGCTCCTGCACTCTTCGGGATGGCCATTGATATGTCCTGCATCCGATGGAAAACCGTGTGTGGAAAGAAGTTCAGCTGTGGATACTATGACAACAGCCTCCTGCGGAGCCG ATACTTGGGTTTACAAGTGGGTTATAAGGTTATGGGCATCATCCTACTGATCATCTTGGGCTGGAAGGCAAAACGGACCCAGGAGTATGATCTGGAGAAGAAGCCAGAAGTACAGTTGTGA